A region from the Salminus brasiliensis chromosome 22, fSalBra1.hap2, whole genome shotgun sequence genome encodes:
- the LOC140544196 gene encoding uncharacterized protein, producing the protein MALMKQLFFLWLLGAAAMVQNAAGATTTADPSATTTADLSPTTTADPSPTTTADPGATTTADPSPTTTADPGATTTADPSATTTADLNPTTTADPGATTTADPSATTTADPGPTTTADPGATTTADLSPTTTADPGATTTADPSATTTADPGPTTTADPGATTTADLSPTTTADPSPTTTADPGATTTADPSPTTTADPGATTTADLSPTTTADPSATTTADPSATTTADPGPTTTADPGATTTADLSPTTTADPSPTTTADPGATTTADPSPTTTADPGATTTADPSATTTADLNPTTTADPGATTTADPSATTTADPGPTTTADPGATTTADPSPTTTADPGATTTADPSATTTADPSATTTADLNPTTTADPSATTTADPSATTTADPGPTTTADPGATTTADPSPTTTADPGATTTADPSATTTADPGATTTADPGATTTPPTPVTTTTIAATTKPDPCNPNPCPPESSCEERFGNHTCVCRPGLFYSEDQKTCSLAKTFPSDLTFDVTFDPEMSIKTSQIFQETAEEIIKGIKESFSKTPELGYIGSTVLNLRQGSVIAEVENFFELASVVTENVIETSLSGVTLDGKNATVELRDACSTGYCEDATTTCLSRDGLATCTCKPDYVKSTATDRACFACPSGEKAVNSESCEPCSFGYSGFNCNESHLLAMVIVAAVLGTLLLASLVAVIVLSCRSPRKGSTTSDDSIDFSDREFRKPAGIPRVPRANVSSGWQTANLETADSGSTRALVVKDKPEIIAMGKYNDFYSDDTKKYGSQPSPGVGNGNRNRNPYGNENAYGYGSGNGNAYGNRSGNAYGHGARAVSNGSRGTWNPYYDPDEDISRTY; encoded by the exons ATGGCGCTGATGAAGCAGCTCTTCTTCCTTTGGCTGTTAGGAGCAGCAGCAATGGTGCAGAATGCAGCAG GCGCTACCACCACCGCTGACCCGAGCGCTACCACCACCGCTGACCTGAGCCCTACCACCACCGCTGACCCGAGCCCTACCACCACCGCTGACCCAGGCGCTACCACCACCGCTGACCCGAGCCCTACCACCACCGCTGACCCAGGCGCTACCACCACCGCTGACCCGAGCGCTACCACCACCGCTGACCTGAACCCTACCACCACCGCTGACCCGGGCGCTACCACCACCGCTGACCCGAGCGCTACCACCACCGCTGACCCAGGCCCTACCACCACCGCTGACCCAGGCGCTACCACCACCGCTGACCTGAGCCCTACCACCACCGCTGACCCGGGCGCTACCACCACCGCTGACCCGAGCGCTACCACCACCGCTGACCCAGGCCCTACCACCACCGCTGACCCAGGCGCTACCACCACCGCTGACCTGAGCCCTACCACCACTGCTGACCCGAGCCCTACCACCACCGCTGACCCAGGCGCTACCACCACTGCTGACCCGAGCCCTACCACCACCGCTGACCCAGGCGCTACCACCACCGCTGACCTGAGCCCTACCACCACCGCTGACCCGAGCGCTACCACCACCGCTGACCCGAGCGCTACCACCACCGCTGACCCAGGCCCTACCACCACCGCTGACCCAGGCGCTACCACCACCGCTGACCTGAGCCCTACCACCACCGCTGACCCGAGCCCTACCACCACCGCTGACCCAGGCGCTACCACCACTGCTGACCCGAGCCCTACCACCACCGCTGACCCAGGCGCTACCACCACCGCTGACCCGAGCGCTACCACCACCGCTGACCTGAACCCTACCACCACCGCTGACCCGGGCGCTACCACCACCGCTGACCCGAGCGCTACCACCACCGCTGACCCAGGCCCTACCACCACCGCTGACCCAGGCGCTACCACCACTGCTGACCCGAGCCCTACCACCACCGCTGACCCAGGCGCTACCACCACCGCTGACCCGAGCGCTACCACCACCGCTGACCCGAGCGCTACCACCACCGCTGACCTGAACCCTACCACCACCGCTGACCCGAGCGCTACCACCACCGCTGACCCGAGCGCTACCACCACCGCTGACCCAGGCCCTACCACCACCGCTGACCCAGGCGCTACCACCACTGCTGACCCGAGCCCTACCACCACCGCTGACCCGGGCGCTACCACCACCGCTGACCCGAGCGCTACCACCACCGCTGACCCAGGCGCTACCACCACCGCTGACCCAGGTGCTACCACCACCCCTCCTACACCAG TCACTACAACTACAATTGCAGCCACTACAAAACCAG ATCCCTGTAATCCGAACCCCTGCCCTCCAGAAAGCAGCTGCGAGGAGCGCTTTGGCAATCACACCTGTGTGTGTCGGCCGGGACTGTTCTACAGTGAAGACCAGAAAACCTGCTCTCTTG CAAAGACGTTCCCCAGTGATTTAACATTCGATGTGACATTTGATCCTGAGATGTCGATCAAGACTTCACAAATATTCCAAGAAACAGCTGAAGAAATCATTAAAGGG ATCAAGGAGTCTTTTAGTAAAACTCCAGAATTAGGGTATATTGGATCTACAGTTTTAAATCTTAG ACAAGGCAGTGTGATCGCAGAGGTGGAGAACTTCTTTGAACTTGCATCAGTCGTTACCGAGAACGTAATAGAGACATCGTTAAGCGGCGTAACTCTTGACGGCAAGAATGCCACAGttgaat TGAGGGATGCATGCTCTACTGGATACTGTGAGGACGCAACCACAACTTGCTTATCCAGAGACGGCCTCGCTACCTGCACTTGCAAACCTGATTATGTAAAGTCGACAGCAACGGACCGGGCGTGCTTTG CCTGTCCCAGCGGTGAGAAAGCGGTGAATTCAGAGAGCTGTGAACC ctgTTCTTTCGGCTATTCTGGTTTTAACTGTAATGAAT CGCATCTCTTGGCTATGGTTATTGTCGCCGCTGTTCTGGGCACACTGTTACTTGCCAGTCTTGTGGCTGTTATAGTTCTAAGCTGCAG AAGTCCAAGGAAAGGCAGCACAACGTCTGATGACAGCATTGACTTCAGTGATAGGGAGTTCCGTAAACCTGCAGGAATTCCCAGAGTTCCGCGGGCCAACGTCAGTTCCGGCTGGCAGACAGCCAATCTGGAAACAGCAGATAGTGGAAGTACCCGTGCGCTGGTGGTCAAAGACAAGCCAGAGATCATAGCG ATGGGCAAGTACAATGATTTCTACAGTGACGATACTAAAAAATATGGGAGCCAACCCTCTCCTGGAGTTGGGAATGGTAATAGGAATAGAAATCCATATGGGAATGAGAATGCGTATGGATATGGAAGTGGGAATGGAAATGCGTATGGAAATCGGAGTGGAAATGCCTATGGACATGGGGCCAGGGCAGTAAGTAATGGCTCCAGGGGCACATGGAACCCCTATTATGATCCAGATGAAGATATAAGCCGCACATATTAA